In Nitrospira sp., one genomic interval encodes:
- a CDS encoding flippase-like domain-containing protein produces MLKAVLLLLGALTLSVLVWHIGIGRIYQAVTQLGPAAMLVILLPSLLMYILEAYGWRVTLGTWAKDVPFWRILAIRTAGEVVNMTTPAYVGGEPLKAFLLKRHGIPIVEGLASVVTAKTTMTIAQILFILAGIGLAFGLLGAGGSAGNTAMAGLVSVGLLGFGVGAFVLVQRQGMFGWMLKILRRVGVRIGYLESREQQLLDLDRTIARFYSTERSAFLVSTLFFLLGWLAEALEVFVMILCLGQPVTVLSALAIGALSVFIKGGTFFIPGSLGAQDAGNLLLLTAFGYGDVTGITFALLRRFREFVWIALGLACLATMTKGDDRAVPAQ; encoded by the coding sequence GTGCTTAAGGCCGTTCTCCTTCTCCTCGGGGCTCTGACCCTCTCGGTATTGGTCTGGCACATCGGCATCGGACGGATCTACCAAGCGGTGACGCAGCTCGGTCCTGCCGCCATGCTGGTGATTTTGCTCCCGTCATTGCTCATGTACATCCTGGAGGCCTATGGCTGGCGAGTGACGCTCGGCACCTGGGCGAAGGACGTGCCGTTCTGGAGAATCCTGGCTATCCGCACAGCCGGCGAGGTGGTCAACATGACGACCCCTGCCTACGTGGGCGGTGAACCGCTCAAGGCGTTCCTGCTCAAGCGCCATGGTATCCCCATTGTGGAAGGGCTGGCTTCGGTGGTGACGGCCAAAACTACGATGACGATCGCCCAAATTCTGTTCATTCTGGCCGGTATCGGCTTGGCTTTTGGGCTGCTCGGAGCGGGAGGGTCGGCGGGCAACACCGCGATGGCCGGCCTGGTCTCCGTAGGGCTGTTGGGGTTCGGTGTCGGAGCGTTCGTGCTGGTGCAGCGGCAAGGCATGTTCGGCTGGATGCTGAAGATCTTGCGGCGAGTGGGGGTGCGGATCGGGTATTTGGAATCGCGGGAGCAGCAGCTGCTGGACCTGGATCGCACCATCGCCCGCTTTTATTCGACGGAGCGCTCGGCCTTTCTTGTCTCCACCCTGTTCTTCCTACTCGGCTGGCTCGCGGAAGCGTTGGAAGTGTTCGTCATGATCCTGTGCCTCGGCCAGCCGGTGACGGTCTTGTCGGCGTTGGCGATCGGCGCGCTTTCGGTATTCATCAAGGGCGGGACCTTCTTTATTCCGGGCAGCTTGGGGGCGCAAGACGCGGGGAATTTATTGCTCCTGACGGCGTTCGGGTATGGGGATGTGACTGGAATCACGTTTGCGCTGCTGCGGCGGTTTCGGGAATTTGTTTGGATCGCTCTAGGACTCGCCTGTTTGGCGACGATGACAAAGGGCGACGACCGTGCGGTTCCCGCCCAGTGA
- a CDS encoding phosphocholine cytidylyltransferase family protein — MKAVILAAGVGKRLWPITQHQPKCLIEIGGRTLLSRYLEALAGVHIRQATIVVGYKQEMIRAAVGGECRGVEISYLVNEEFHRGSISSLWIARTSLNDDVIIMDADVLFHREILRRLVASPFPNCLLMDDTVKQTGEECMVVVQGGRVIALSKQMPERYDVAGEGVGFLKVRRADTGHVVESLRGFIEQGRWDMEYEDALLPYFQQVKVGHEKIGGLPWTEIDFPEDVTKAEREILPQL, encoded by the coding sequence ATGAAAGCCGTGATTCTCGCCGCCGGGGTGGGGAAGCGCCTCTGGCCGATTACACAACACCAACCGAAGTGCCTGATCGAAATCGGGGGGCGGACCCTGTTGTCACGCTATCTCGAAGCGCTGGCCGGCGTCCACATTCGACAGGCCACCATCGTGGTGGGGTACAAGCAGGAGATGATCAGGGCCGCCGTGGGCGGCGAGTGTCGCGGAGTGGAAATCTCCTATCTCGTGAACGAGGAGTTTCATCGCGGCAGCATTTCCTCTTTGTGGATCGCACGTACGTCGTTGAACGACGATGTGATCATCATGGATGCGGATGTGCTCTTTCACCGAGAAATCCTCCGTCGCTTGGTCGCCTCGCCCTTTCCGAATTGTCTGCTGATGGACGATACAGTCAAGCAGACCGGGGAGGAATGTATGGTCGTGGTCCAGGGCGGCCGCGTCATTGCCTTGAGCAAGCAGATGCCCGAGCGGTACGATGTCGCGGGAGAAGGCGTGGGGTTTCTGAAAGTGCGGCGTGCCGATACGGGGCATGTCGTCGAATCTCTCCGGGGGTTCATCGAGCAGGGCCGGTGGGATATGGAGTATGAGGACGCTCTGCTGCCCTATTTTCAGCAGGTGAAGGTGGGGCACGAAAAAATCGGCGGGTTGCCCTGGACGGAAATCGATTTTCCCGAGGACGTGACCAAGGCGGAGCGAGAGATTCTCCCGCAGCTCTAG
- a CDS encoding CDP-alcohol phosphatidyltransferase family protein, translating to MSERILERGAELQGLSTAILLTGTGLFGERVGRGLTDVGPLTTIGGLSLFQRTVLTLQRAGIRQVIVLAGADEELLKHALARGTRVTIPVRWMPVREFPLDDLRTWEALATEVRGFCLIAGVQSVFSKGLIEHLRQTVRDGEALVVTRELVPVEPAIARRNPAVALQQGRLVSFHNQTTAEGYQVAADLVVLPANILSPPNGTENAERPDTHEPSGAVPVRRWLERAAAEGRVRIVPAVAPSLWYRDVWGQASAAVAEKTLFRSLKGEAEGFVDRYFNRTVSRLLTRIFLLMKCSPNAITLIATAVGLLSAVGFGLGTYQAGIIAALLFQFAAVIDCCDGEVARLTFTESPFGAWLDIAMDNVVHMAIFAGIACGAYVRQAGSEHAWIPLALGAAAVFGNAMSFWLVTKAQKIGATKGWSTPSRAAWSDFILKNVASRDFSVVVFLFALLDRLDWFLWMAAIGSTVFWLLMVWVIRPSAQARA from the coding sequence ATGAGTGAACGGATTTTGGAACGCGGTGCCGAGCTGCAGGGGCTGAGTACGGCAATCTTACTGACGGGCACCGGCCTCTTCGGTGAACGGGTGGGCCGTGGCCTGACGGACGTGGGACCGCTGACGACCATCGGTGGGCTGAGCCTCTTCCAGCGTACCGTGTTGACCTTGCAGCGGGCCGGCATTCGCCAGGTGATTGTGTTGGCGGGCGCCGATGAGGAGCTGCTGAAGCATGCGCTGGCGCGGGGAACCAGGGTCACGATCCCGGTCCGGTGGATGCCGGTGCGCGAATTCCCGCTGGACGATTTGCGAACCTGGGAGGCGTTGGCGACGGAGGTGCGCGGCTTTTGTTTGATCGCCGGAGTCCAGTCGGTCTTTTCGAAGGGGCTCATCGAACATTTGCGGCAGACCGTGCGCGACGGCGAAGCGTTGGTGGTCACCCGCGAACTGGTGCCGGTCGAGCCGGCCATCGCTAGGCGGAATCCTGCGGTCGCCTTGCAGCAAGGACGGTTGGTGTCCTTTCATAACCAGACGACGGCGGAAGGCTATCAGGTGGCGGCCGATCTCGTGGTGTTGCCGGCGAACATTCTGAGTCCGCCCAACGGAACGGAAAACGCGGAGCGGCCGGACACGCACGAGCCGTCGGGAGCGGTTCCGGTGCGCCGTTGGTTGGAGCGGGCGGCGGCGGAAGGGCGCGTGCGCATCGTGCCGGCCGTGGCCCCGAGCCTGTGGTATCGCGACGTGTGGGGCCAGGCGAGTGCGGCGGTGGCGGAGAAGACGCTCTTCCGGTCGTTGAAGGGCGAGGCCGAAGGATTCGTCGATCGATATTTCAACCGCACGGTTTCCCGCCTATTGACCCGCATCTTCCTGCTCATGAAATGTTCGCCCAATGCGATTACTCTGATTGCGACTGCCGTGGGGCTGCTGTCGGCCGTCGGATTTGGGTTGGGAACCTATCAAGCTGGGATCATTGCCGCGCTTCTCTTTCAGTTCGCGGCGGTCATCGATTGTTGCGACGGCGAAGTCGCGCGGTTGACCTTTACCGAGTCGCCGTTCGGCGCCTGGTTGGATATCGCCATGGACAACGTGGTGCACATGGCGATCTTTGCCGGGATCGCCTGCGGAGCCTATGTGCGCCAGGCCGGATCGGAGCATGCCTGGATACCACTCGCGCTCGGCGCGGCTGCCGTGTTCGGCAATGCCATGTCGTTCTGGCTGGTGACCAAAGCGCAAAAGATCGGTGCCACCAAGGGGTGGAGTACACCCAGTCGGGCTGCTTGGTCGGACTTCATTCTGAAGAATGTTGCAAGCCGGGATTTTTCCGTGGTGGTGTTCCTGTTTGCCCTATTGGATCGACTCGACTGGTTTCTCTGGATGGCCGCTATCGGATCGACGGTATTTTGGCTGTTGATGGTGTGGGTCATCCGACCTTCGGCGCAGGCCCGTGCTTAA
- a CDS encoding carbon starvation protein A, which produces MSALAHFLWVSLALLGATALAFVTGFVHPTEKVNGLWLVVAAACCYVLAYRFYGRWIARRVVELNNQRVTPAVRLNDGVNFHPTNRVVLFGHHFAAIAGAGPLLGPVLAAQFGFLPGFLWLVIGAVLAGAVQDFIILVASMRRNGRSLPEIAHDELGSITGTATAVAVLFIVVVALAGLGFAVVNALHRNAWGTFTIAMTIPIGLLMGFYLQRFRPKHIAEVSLLGVALLLTAVLLGRVVAQSSFAPWFEFERTSLVWLLAGYGFLASVLPGWMLLVPRGYLSTFMKLGVVVLLGLGVILMAPTIEMPRVTTFAAGGGPIIPGALFPFLFITIACGAVSGFHALVSSGTTPKMIEQESQATVGYAAMLLESFVGVMALIAASVLIPGDYLAINTTLPPEKLAAMGFAAERIAELSRLVEVDVAGRPGGAVSLAVGMASIFSALPGMAGLMAYWYQFALVFEALFILTTIDTGTRVARYLIQEMAGRVYAPFRRMNWWPGVLLSSGFVVGAWAYLIGTGSISTIWPMFGAANQLLGTLALCIGTTVLIKMWKSPYLWVTAVPMLFVGGITLVGSYEMFGMFMQRAASMASGQAFALYLDAMLVAVVAVLGVIVLSDSLRQWYGYVFLKKPFTSSEVVVFAGGSAPGGMQTTITKEEPQRGFRLPHGGGCC; this is translated from the coding sequence ATGTCAGCCTTGGCGCATTTCCTCTGGGTGTCGCTCGCCCTGCTCGGGGCAACCGCCCTTGCATTCGTGACCGGATTCGTCCATCCGACCGAAAAAGTGAACGGTCTCTGGCTGGTGGTGGCAGCCGCCTGCTGCTACGTGTTGGCCTACCGGTTCTACGGCCGCTGGATCGCTCGCCGCGTCGTCGAACTCAACAATCAACGGGTCACGCCGGCGGTGCGCCTCAACGACGGGGTGAACTTTCACCCCACGAATCGAGTCGTGCTGTTCGGGCATCACTTTGCCGCGATTGCGGGAGCCGGGCCTCTGCTGGGGCCGGTGTTGGCGGCGCAATTTGGTTTCCTGCCTGGATTCCTCTGGCTCGTGATCGGCGCGGTGCTGGCGGGGGCGGTTCAGGACTTCATCATCCTCGTCGCCTCGATGCGGCGGAACGGGAGGTCCTTGCCGGAGATCGCCCATGATGAACTCGGATCGATCACCGGTACGGCGACGGCGGTGGCGGTACTGTTCATCGTGGTGGTGGCGCTCGCGGGATTGGGCTTTGCGGTCGTGAATGCGCTGCATCGGAACGCCTGGGGGACGTTTACGATTGCGATGACGATTCCCATCGGTCTCCTCATGGGGTTCTATCTCCAGCGATTTCGCCCGAAGCACATTGCGGAGGTGTCGCTGCTTGGGGTGGCGCTTCTGCTGACAGCCGTCTTGCTCGGGCGCGTCGTCGCGCAGTCGTCATTCGCGCCTTGGTTTGAATTCGAGCGCACAAGCCTGGTCTGGCTCTTGGCCGGATACGGCTTCCTGGCCTCGGTATTGCCCGGCTGGATGTTGCTGGTGCCGCGCGGCTACCTCTCGACCTTCATGAAGTTGGGGGTGGTGGTGCTGCTGGGGCTGGGTGTCATTCTGATGGCCCCGACGATCGAGATGCCGCGTGTGACCACTTTCGCCGCCGGCGGCGGGCCGATCATCCCCGGCGCCCTGTTTCCTTTTCTGTTCATCACGATTGCCTGCGGGGCGGTGTCGGGGTTCCATGCCCTGGTGTCTTCGGGGACGACTCCGAAAATGATCGAGCAGGAATCGCAGGCGACGGTCGGCTATGCGGCGATGCTGCTGGAAAGTTTCGTGGGAGTCATGGCACTGATCGCAGCGTCGGTTTTGATCCCCGGTGACTATCTGGCGATCAATACGACCTTGCCGCCCGAGAAGCTGGCGGCCATGGGATTTGCAGCGGAACGCATTGCAGAGCTGTCGCGCTTGGTCGAAGTAGATGTGGCGGGGCGGCCGGGCGGAGCGGTCTCGCTCGCCGTCGGGATGGCATCCATCTTTTCGGCGCTACCGGGCATGGCCGGGCTGATGGCCTATTGGTATCAGTTCGCGCTGGTCTTCGAGGCGCTGTTCATTCTGACGACGATCGACACTGGGACGCGGGTGGCACGCTATCTGATCCAGGAAATGGCAGGACGCGTGTATGCCCCGTTTCGCCGCATGAACTGGTGGCCGGGTGTCCTGTTGAGCAGCGGATTTGTCGTAGGGGCCTGGGCCTATTTGATCGGGACGGGGAGTATTTCCACCATTTGGCCGATGTTTGGAGCAGCCAACCAATTGTTGGGGACGCTCGCGCTCTGCATCGGCACGACGGTGTTGATCAAGATGTGGAAGTCTCCGTACCTCTGGGTGACTGCGGTGCCGATGCTGTTCGTCGGGGGCATCACGCTGGTGGGCTCGTACGAGATGTTCGGGATGTTCATGCAGCGGGCGGCGTCGATGGCGTCGGGACAGGCCTTTGCTCTCTACCTGGATGCGATGTTAGTGGCAGTGGTGGCGGTGCTCGGCGTCATCGTACTGAGCGACAGCCTGAGGCAATGGTACGGCTACGTGTTCCTGAAGAAACCGTTCACGAGCAGCGAAGTCGTGGTGTTTGCCGGAGGAAGTGCCCCCGGAGGCATGCAGACGACCATCACGAAGGAGGAGCCGCAGCGGGGATTCCGCCTTCCGCACGGCGGCGGTTGTTGCTGA
- a CDS encoding penicillin-binding protein 2, giving the protein MAVSPRRLRHIVVGCGFVAGFVLVIVRLVHLQVLQATELGMKADRQHQKNIVLEGARGTIYDRNSKVLAMNMDVPSVFGVPTSLGNPGQTARDLSPILHVKTTEIEKKLKQEKHFVWLARKLEPEQGRRLERLSLDGVGVVMEGRRFYPKGPLLSHVLGFAGMDDRGLEGVELRYEQYLRGEKRSVVLQRDALGRAVFPKGLNEEGAAAGHSLTLTVDEVIQYIAEKELDESVSRSNAKSGTIIVMDPKTGEVLAMAVSPRFDPNAVGALVPDRWRNRALTDTYEPGSTMKTVIAAAALEEKVMAPDSMINGENGRLSIANTVIHDHEKMGWMSFAQMIQKSSNIGAAKVGMALGEWRVFDYLKEFGFGEKSGIDLPGEASGLLRSPRQWGKRSVASISMGQEVGVTPLQMVTAISAIANGGVLMKPHIVSEIRNAKGQLVAQTLPQAKRRVISTETARTLTTLLEGVVTQGTGAKAAIPGYRVAGKTGTAQKVDPRTGAYSSTLLVGSFVGYVPAENPRLAMIVVIDEPRGEGWGGVVAAPVFRRVGEQVLNYLGVAVDEPIKLAMAGIES; this is encoded by the coding sequence GTGGCTGTCTCTCCCCGTCGACTGCGCCACATCGTGGTGGGCTGTGGGTTCGTCGCGGGATTCGTGTTGGTCATCGTGCGTCTGGTCCATCTTCAAGTCTTGCAGGCTACCGAGCTGGGGATGAAGGCCGACCGGCAGCATCAAAAAAATATTGTCTTGGAGGGGGCGCGCGGCACGATTTACGATCGCAACAGCAAGGTGTTGGCGATGAATATGGATGTGCCGTCCGTGTTCGGCGTGCCGACTTCGCTCGGCAATCCTGGGCAGACCGCACGGGACCTGTCGCCGATTCTGCATGTGAAAACGACCGAGATCGAGAAGAAGCTGAAACAGGAAAAGCATTTCGTCTGGCTGGCGAGAAAGTTGGAGCCGGAGCAGGGGCGGCGTCTTGAGCGGCTTTCGCTCGACGGGGTCGGGGTTGTCATGGAAGGACGACGCTTCTATCCCAAGGGGCCTTTGCTGTCCCATGTGTTGGGGTTTGCCGGGATGGATGACCGTGGGTTGGAAGGGGTCGAACTGCGGTACGAGCAATACCTGCGGGGCGAAAAGCGGTCGGTCGTGCTGCAACGGGATGCGTTGGGGCGCGCCGTGTTTCCGAAAGGATTGAACGAGGAGGGAGCGGCGGCGGGGCACAGCCTGACCCTCACCGTGGACGAAGTCATCCAATATATCGCGGAGAAAGAACTGGATGAGTCGGTGAGCCGATCCAACGCCAAGTCAGGGACTATCATCGTGATGGATCCGAAGACCGGCGAGGTGTTGGCCATGGCGGTCAGTCCCCGGTTCGATCCGAACGCGGTCGGCGCACTGGTTCCGGACCGCTGGCGCAATCGGGCGTTGACAGATACGTACGAACCGGGCTCCACCATGAAAACCGTAATTGCCGCTGCGGCGCTTGAAGAAAAGGTGATGGCGCCGGACAGCATGATTAACGGCGAAAACGGGCGCCTGTCCATCGCCAATACGGTTATTCACGACCATGAAAAAATGGGCTGGATGTCCTTTGCGCAAATGATCCAGAAGTCGAGCAATATCGGCGCTGCGAAGGTCGGGATGGCGCTGGGTGAGTGGCGGGTGTTCGATTATCTCAAAGAGTTCGGATTTGGAGAAAAGAGTGGTATTGATTTGCCGGGCGAGGCATCAGGATTGTTGCGCAGTCCGCGGCAATGGGGTAAGCGATCCGTCGCTTCGATCTCGATGGGGCAGGAAGTCGGTGTTACGCCTCTGCAGATGGTCACCGCGATTTCGGCCATCGCCAACGGCGGTGTCTTGATGAAGCCACACATCGTCTCCGAGATTCGCAATGCGAAAGGGCAGCTTGTTGCGCAGACTCTGCCGCAAGCCAAGCGGCGGGTGATCTCGACGGAAACGGCCAGGACATTGACGACTCTCTTGGAGGGGGTCGTGACGCAAGGGACCGGCGCCAAAGCGGCGATTCCCGGTTATCGAGTGGCCGGTAAGACGGGGACCGCGCAAAAAGTTGACCCTCGGACCGGCGCCTATTCGTCGACTCTGCTCGTGGGGTCGTTCGTCGGGTATGTGCCGGCTGAGAATCCACGGCTCGCCATGATTGTGGTGATCGACGAGCCGCGCGGCGAAGGCTGGGGAGGAGTCGTGGCCGCGCCCGTGTTTCGACGGGTGGGCGAGCAGGTCCTGAATTATCTCGGCGTGGCGGTGGACGAGCCCATCAAGTTGGCCATGGCGGGCATCGAATCCTGA
- the asnS gene encoding asparagine--tRNA ligase has product MPVIYIDEASAHVGQEVTIRGWLRSRRDKGKLHFLILRDGTGDLQAVVSKATVGEEQFARSAELTQESSLVVTGALRQDVRAPGGYELDVSRLDVLQVAEPFPIQPKEHGTGFLMEHRHLWLRSSRQHAVLRIRHEIIRACRNFFDTRGFTLVDAPIFTPNACEGTTTLFQTQYFDETAYLTQSGQLYSEATAAAFGKVYCFGPTFRAEKSKTRRHLMEFWMVEPEVAFARLSDAMDLAEQFLAEIVAAVLKSRQAELQILGRDVAKLERVTTPFPRITYEDAVDLLHQRGNPTVLGDDFGGDEETLLSNEFDRPVIVHRYPISLKAFYMEADPDRPDLALCMDVLAPEGYGEIVGGGQRIHLYDKLLARIQEHHLPVEAFQWYLDLRRFGSVPHAGFGMGIERAVAWICGLEHVRETIPFPRMLYRLYP; this is encoded by the coding sequence ATGCCTGTGATCTATATCGATGAAGCCTCGGCACACGTCGGGCAAGAGGTGACGATTCGCGGGTGGCTTCGCAGTCGGCGCGATAAGGGCAAGCTGCACTTTCTCATTCTGCGTGACGGCACCGGTGATCTTCAGGCTGTGGTGAGCAAAGCGACGGTTGGGGAGGAGCAGTTTGCGCGTTCGGCCGAATTGACGCAGGAGTCGAGTCTCGTCGTGACGGGAGCCCTTCGTCAGGACGTCAGGGCTCCTGGCGGATATGAGCTTGATGTCTCGCGGTTGGATGTCCTACAAGTGGCCGAGCCATTCCCCATCCAGCCGAAAGAGCATGGCACGGGATTTCTGATGGAGCATCGGCATCTGTGGCTTCGCTCGAGCCGGCAGCATGCGGTGCTTCGCATTCGCCATGAGATCATTCGTGCCTGCCGGAATTTTTTCGACACGCGCGGGTTTACGTTGGTTGATGCGCCGATTTTTACTCCCAATGCGTGCGAGGGGACGACGACGCTGTTCCAGACGCAATATTTCGATGAAACCGCCTATTTGACGCAGAGCGGACAACTGTACAGTGAGGCGACAGCCGCGGCGTTTGGGAAGGTGTATTGCTTTGGGCCGACGTTCCGTGCCGAAAAGTCGAAGACGCGGCGCCATTTGATGGAGTTTTGGATGGTGGAGCCTGAAGTGGCGTTTGCACGGCTGTCAGATGCGATGGATCTCGCCGAGCAGTTCTTGGCTGAAATTGTGGCGGCTGTGCTGAAATCGCGTCAGGCTGAACTGCAGATTCTGGGGCGTGATGTGGCAAAGTTAGAGCGTGTCACGACGCCATTTCCGCGAATCACCTATGAAGATGCGGTGGACCTCCTTCACCAACGGGGGAATCCAACCGTTCTCGGCGATGACTTTGGCGGTGATGAAGAGACGTTGCTTTCCAATGAATTCGATCGTCCCGTGATTGTGCATCGATATCCCATCTCCCTCAAGGCGTTCTATATGGAAGCGGATCCGGATCGGCCGGACCTTGCTCTCTGTATGGATGTGCTGGCCCCCGAAGGGTATGGGGAAATTGTCGGTGGGGGACAGCGCATCCATTTATACGACAAATTGCTGGCGAGAATACAGGAACACCACCTGCCCGTTGAGGCGTTTCAATGGTACCTCGATCTTCGACGATTCGGCTCCGTGCCGCATGCAGGCTTCGGTATGGGGATCGAGCGCGCGGTGGCATGGATTTGCGGGCTTGAGCATGTCAGAGAAACAATTCCCTTTCCTCGAATGCTCTATCGGCTCTATCCGTGA
- the rsmH gene encoding 16S rRNA (cytosine(1402)-N(4))-methyltransferase RsmH: protein MHVPVLVDEIIAALGCRPNGVFVDCTIGYAGLAMRLLERTVPDGILVGIDRDEAALASARIRLRDFLPRVRLWHGNFSDLKRCVAESGVHEVHGIVFDLGVSSPQIDRAERGFSFREDGPLDMRMDQGQGRTAADLVRELSEAALADLIYQLGEERYARRIARAIVQARVEGDIRTTRALASVVERAVPVSYRHGRIHCATRTFQALRIAVNGELDVLEPALRDAVDILMPGGRVCVVSFHSLEDRIVKHTFRSLAASPEGCFRIVSKKPIVASEQERCRNPRSRSAKLRVGERLAKEGVR, encoded by the coding sequence CTGCACGTTCCAGTCTTGGTGGACGAGATTATCGCCGCGCTTGGGTGCAGGCCGAACGGCGTCTTTGTCGATTGCACCATTGGTTATGCAGGACTAGCAATGCGCCTTCTTGAGCGTACTGTGCCGGATGGAATTCTCGTGGGGATCGATCGGGATGAGGCAGCGTTGGCCAGTGCACGAATTCGTCTCCGGGATTTTTTGCCTCGTGTTCGTTTGTGGCACGGGAACTTCTCCGATCTCAAGCGGTGTGTGGCCGAAAGCGGCGTGCATGAGGTTCACGGAATAGTGTTCGATTTAGGCGTCTCGTCTCCGCAGATCGATCGAGCCGAGCGTGGATTTAGTTTTCGCGAGGACGGGCCTTTGGACATGCGCATGGATCAGGGGCAAGGGCGAACTGCAGCGGATCTCGTGCGCGAGCTCTCGGAAGCGGCCTTGGCGGATCTGATCTATCAGCTTGGAGAGGAGCGGTATGCGCGGAGAATTGCGCGGGCCATCGTACAGGCGAGAGTCGAGGGCGATATCAGAACAACGCGAGCCTTGGCCTCCGTGGTCGAACGAGCTGTGCCGGTTTCCTATCGCCACGGTCGAATTCACTGTGCAACCCGCACCTTTCAAGCGCTCCGAATTGCGGTCAATGGAGAGTTGGATGTGCTCGAACCGGCGCTTCGCGATGCGGTCGACATTCTTATGCCCGGCGGAAGGGTCTGCGTGGTGTCGTTCCATTCGCTGGAAGACAGAATTGTGAAGCATACGTTTCGATCTCTGGCGGCTTCGCCGGAGGGCTGCTTCAGGATCGTCTCCAAAAAACCCATTGTGGCGTCCGAACAGGAGAGGTGCCGTAACCCGCGCTCTCGCAGCGCCAAATTGCGCGTCGGAGAGCGGCTTGCCAAGGAGGGGGTTCGATGA
- a CDS encoding cell division protein FtsL — protein sequence MKAVAFAAVTSLILLFVWERVDIVRIGYHIERLKAQKVLLERERDELRVKLSTYTAPERLARVASDKLGMVQPEKGQVVVVNVEPEAPAAPMVAEGEIRVAQNLVARRGR from the coding sequence ATGAAGGCGGTAGCATTTGCGGCGGTCACCTCGTTGATACTGCTGTTTGTCTGGGAACGTGTAGACATCGTTCGCATCGGGTATCACATCGAGCGATTGAAGGCGCAAAAAGTTCTGCTGGAGCGGGAGCGCGACGAACTGCGCGTCAAGCTCTCGACCTACACGGCGCCCGAGCGGCTCGCACGGGTGGCCAGCGACAAGCTGGGAATGGTGCAGCCGGAGAAGGGGCAGGTGGTGGTCGTGAATGTTGAGCCGGAGGCGCCGGCCGCGCCGATGGTCGCAGAGGGGGAGATACGAGTAGCGCAGAACCTTGTGGCTCGGAGGGGGCGGTAG
- a CDS encoding YajQ family cyclic di-GMP-binding protein, whose protein sequence is MADQSSFDVVSEVNMQEMKNVVDQATKEIKQRFDFKDSKTELTLKEKEKELVVGSDDEYKLNAVIEIIKSKCVKRGVSLKAFNYGKVEEALGATVRQVIKIQSGIPSEKAKEITKAIKESKLKVQAQIQGEQVRVTGKSRDELQAAIALLKGKDFGIDLQFTNYR, encoded by the coding sequence ATGGCTGATCAATCGTCGTTTGACGTGGTATCGGAAGTGAACATGCAGGAAATGAAGAATGTGGTCGATCAGGCGACCAAGGAAATCAAGCAGCGATTCGACTTCAAGGATTCGAAGACGGAACTGACGCTGAAGGAGAAAGAAAAGGAGCTCGTCGTGGGCTCCGACGACGAGTACAAGCTCAACGCGGTGATCGAGATCATCAAGAGCAAATGCGTCAAGCGAGGCGTATCGCTCAAAGCCTTCAACTACGGCAAGGTCGAAGAGGCGCTGGGTGCGACGGTGCGGCAGGTCATCAAGATCCAGAGCGGAATTCCATCGGAGAAGGCCAAAGAAATTACGAAGGCGATCAAAGAGTCGAAGCTCAAGGTGCAAGCACAAATTCAAGGTGAACAGGTTCGCGTCACCGGCAAGAGCCGGGATGAACTCCAAGCCGCCATTGCGTTGCTGAAGGGGAAAGATTTCGGGATTGATCTGCAGTTCACCAACTACCGTTAG